The Kogia breviceps isolate mKogBre1 chromosome 4, mKogBre1 haplotype 1, whole genome shotgun sequence genome window below encodes:
- the F2RL2 gene encoding proteinase-activated receptor 3 encodes MIKMKAVIFVAVGALFLSPASCQSVTGMECDADNLAKPTLPIKTFRGAPLNSFEEFPLSAIEGWTGATTTVKIKCPEESVSNLHVNNATMRYLSSSLSTRLIPAIYILVFVVGVPANVVTLWMLFFRARSIRMNVFYANLAIADFLFCVTLPFRIAYHLNGNNWVFGEVMCRATTVIFYGNMYCSILLLACISINRYLAIVHPFTYRGLPKRTYALLMCGLVWTTVFLYMLPFFILKQEYYLVQQDITTCHDVHNTCESSSPFQLYYFISLAFFGFVIPFLVIIYCYTAIIWTLNAKDRRWLWYVKASLLILVIFTICFAPSNILLIIHHANYYYNNADSLYFIYLIALCLGSLNSCLDPFLYFLMSKITNHSTAYLTMVKSS; translated from the exons ATGATCAAGATGAAAGCTGTCATCTTTGTAGCTGTTGGAGCACTGTTTCTGTCACCTGCTTCCTGTCAAAGTG TTACAGGCATGGAATGTGATGCAGACAACTTGGCAAAGCCAACCTTACCTATTAAGACCTTCCGTGGAGCTCCCCTGAATTCTTTTGAAGAGTTCCCCCTTTCTGCCATAGAAGGCTGGACAGGAGCCACCACAACTGTAAAAATTAAGTGCCCTGAAGAAAGTGTTTCAAATCTCCATGTGAATAATGCTACCATGAGGTACCTGAGCAGCTCTTTAAGTACCAGACTGATACCTGCCATCTACATCCTGGTGTTTGTAGTAGGTGTGCCAGCCAATGTGGTGACCCTGTGGATGCTCTTCTTCAGGGCCAGATCCATCCGTATGAACGTCTTCTACGCCAACCTGGCCATTGCAGACTTTCTTTTTTGCGTTACATTGCCCTTTAGAATAGCATACCATCTCAATGGGAACAACTGGGTATTTGGAGAGGTCATGTGCCGGGCCACCACAGTCATATTCTATGGCAACATGTACTGTTCCATTCTGCTCCTCGCCTGCATCAGTATCAACCGCTACCTGGCCATTGTCCATCCTTTCACTTACCGGGGGCTGCCCAAGCGCACCTATGCTTTGCTAATGTGTGGATTGGTGTGGACAACGGTTTTCTTATATATGCTGCCATTTTTCATTCTGAAGCAGGAGTACTATCTTGTCCAGCAGGACATCACCACCTGCCATGATGTCCACAACACATGCGAGTCCTCGTCTCCCTTCCAACTCTACTACTTCATCTCCTTGGCGTTCTTTGGATTCGTAATTCCATTTTTGGTCATTATCTACTGCTACACAGCCATCATTTGGACGCTTAATGCAAAAGATCGTAGGTGGTTGTGGTATGTTAAGGCGAGTCTCCTCATTCTTGTGATTTTTACCATTTGCTTTGCTCCAAGCAACATCTTACTCATTATTCACCACGCAAACTACTACTACAACAATGCCGATAGCTTATACTTCATCTATCTCATAGCTTTGTGCCTTGGTAGCTTGAATAGTTGCCTAGATCCATTCCTTTACTTTCTCATGTCAAAAATCACGAATCACTCCACGGCTTACCTTACAATGGTGAAATCATCTTAG